TTTCAGCTCCCTGAAGTATGGCTCAGTGACTTTAGGCAGGACGTTCCCAGCTGAACCCTACTGTTTACTTGGGAGACTCTTTCCAGCTGGATCACCTAGAAATCACTTCCAGCAGTCAGCCTGGAAACTGTGGTTAGAGCCCCTGTGTTCTGCCATGGAACACCCTCGCCTGGATGCAGGATAAGTTTTTCCAACAGCCCATCCCTCCACAGGAAggcagcaaaaacaaaacagcagagaaacacaaatGAGTTTGGTAAACCTGGTCAGGCTTTTCAGTCCCCTTGAAAGTAATGTCTCCCAAATTTGAggtggcaggcaggcaggaccTGTGCAAAGACACAGATCTCACAGGTCTCAAAGCTGCTACCCATTACTGTGGATCCTCATGAATTCTTAAAATCAATTGCAATATATTATGGCTTACATTTTGGGAGCCTTAATTAAAAATTGAGTCAAAGGAATCGGTATTACTTGTGGCTTTGGAAGAAAGTAATATAATTTCTGGAAGTGTGTATCTCCTTATGAATAACACAGTTGTATTACCACTTCAATTGGGCTCAAGAGTGAATTTCCCAATCATATTCACATATGACACATTCATTCATTTTATGGAGCCCTTTCAGACCATGttgatgggattttttctgGACAAGGCTTAACCAAACCCTGACATCCAGAGGGTCTCCTAAAATGCTTcacctcctgcagcctttcagtcCACAGGACCAGCCTAGGACTAATCTAAATAGAACACCCTGAATCTGTGTGATGTGAATGTCAGCCCTGAATGCTTTGTTGTGCAGatctgctccttttcctctACAGTATATCCTAATCTACATACACCCTTGTGTTACTTCTGGTCAGCATAATTTTGGCTTGACTTAAGCCATATCATAACTTCCCAAAACACAGATAATTAAGAGTACTACGCTGCTTATAGAAAGTTAACAATTATAGACAAATGGCTGGTTAAATGCTAGTCAAGACTGAAATAGTGGTGTTACAATCAGGCCAAAATTCTATTGCCCAAAACTACAGAAGGCCGATTCCAAAAGTTTTTGATGCAGCTACCAATATCAAGCACAGCTGAGAAATGTTTCTGTACTCACTCCAGTGTTCCTCTGTTGGTCTGTTATTTCCCTGAGCCTTTTTAATGAAAGAGGGTCTTTCTTAGCTCCGTTTCATTTGGGTAAGTCCCTTGTAGGGTAAACAGTCATTTTCTTGCTCTGTCTCTCCCAGAGGGGTGAGGGTGGAATTGGAAGAACAAAAGCAGGAGAATCTCATGGGTTCAGATAAAGAGCATCTAATAAAtgaagggaattaaaaaaaaaataaaaaggatctGAAGTCAGTCACCCATCCACCTCCCACTGGCAAACTGGGTCCCAGACAGTCTCCAAGAAGTGGCTACTTTGGGAAGAGTTCCTCTTCACCTCCCGCAGTTTTACCGCTGAGCACTGTCCTGGATGATACAGAATATTGCTTTGGGTCACTTTGAGTCCAGCCTGTACCAAATCCTGTCCCTTTTCCAAACACCGACTGCTCCCTGAGAGGGCACAGAGAAGCAAAGGAGGATGCTGTGCACTGTTCAGCAATAAGAAATCACCAGTGCCGTCCATGCTCTTTTGGTCCCAGATCTGAAACACACGTGTTGTCAGAAAGAAGtctccagctcagcccagtgcagtgcaggaacattactttttgttttatttaacagtCATGGATGGCACAGACGTTCTGAACcaggtgtttttaaaatttttctcagAATTGTAATGCCTCAGAGAGATTTTCCTCTGCACCTTTGACTCACCTTTGCTCCCTTTGGCTCCGACATACACAGACTGCTTCTGTCAGCTTGGGAAGTCACTCTGAGAGTTAGCTGACCCCAGGAGTTTATGGGCAGCTGAATTTTCAAGGAAATCCAAAGCAAGGTGACATTAATCACCTGAGGAAGGCAGGGGCTATTTTGAGGGTAGAAGACAGCAGCACTGTTGCAGACAGGTACAAGgttataaaagaaagaaaaatattatttgggcCCTGCTACCCTAGCTATGCTGGAAGTAGCCTGTAAGTTCCCACAACAAAGAATCAGAAGAATGAAAAGTTAGTTAACACAACAATCTATCCTGGTCTGCACCTGCACAAACAATAAATATGTCCCATGAGAATCAGTGAAGAAGATATGTAAACATCTGAATGAAAGTGTCTTAGCACATACACACAAAACAGCTTCTAAGCAACTAACTGAATAGCAAGAAAATTAACAATCAACAGGAGATCAACACCAGGTCTgtaaaaactgtataaaaacaCATAATGGGAATAAAGAACAGGCTTTTCCCTGCATGAAGAAACTGAGTCCTGGCTGATTTTATTACAACACAGCAACCTTCTGGAAGCATTTTACCATGTCATGGGTCAAAGCTTAACACTGTGTTGAACACGGGAATCTGTCAGTAAGAGTAAAGGAAGACACCAGATGTAAAAGGATTtgctataaaaaataaatgagactATCTGTCGTGTTGATGTTAAAATTAGGGCTGGTCTTTAACATTTCATAGAGGACAAAGACATGCATGCTTTTGTAACCAAATTCCTGCCACTGCAGAATAGGCAGAGTCTGATTCTGGCAGGGAAACATCCCTTAAGGTGACACTTAATAATTGTCATAGGTGTTCTTGTCATTTGAGACAGCACAAagttttaagtgtttttttcctttctcttcttctcaTTTTCATAAGCTGCATACAGAGAACTGAGACATTTCTCCACAAGAGAATTAGGACATTTGTGTTAGGGCTAAACAGTCAGAAAGGAAGTTCAAGGCTGAAATTACACACTCACATAAGATCTCTTCTAAATCCTGTCAAACATCCACACAAAACTTGTGAAATGTGGCTTTCTAAATCCTGAGTTACTGACTATCATGTTTGATTTAATTGGAGATCTTATTGAACAGATACCATGGCAGCTATGCAGAGTCTCTccctcattaaaaaaagagtGAATCTGCTTGTCCCTCTTAGTTGTACAAGGTCCAATTAAACCTCAGTCCCAATTCAAAGCCTGCTGACAGGCTGTGAGAAGTAAGCCAGGAGCACAAATAATGCATAAAGCAGCAACAAGAGGGTTGTGTGAGTCACAGTAAAGCAGATCTGATTGCttggcagaaagaaaaaagaaaaaagaggaagaaggatGTGCAATATCCATTACCTTCCCCATCTGTTTTGTGGAGAACACTGAAGTCCTCTCGCATaaaattttccaaagcaaagctttttttaaCTAGatcccaacaaaaaaaaaaaaaaaaagaaaaaaaaaaaaaaaaaaaggttagtagttctgaaaatgttatttctaaCCCACTGGGAATCTTAAATGATCAATGGTCAATATGATTTTTTGATAAAATCTTCTTTACCTGGCTGTTCTTAGGCTTTCCTGGGTTGTTGAAAGCCTGAGTACATTGTGTTCAATGTCATCACAAAAGGAAGCTACAGTCTGATCAAAATAAATAGCTTCTCAGAATAAGTTAGCTGTGTAATTTGAGCTTCTCAGTCTCGACTGTAGCTGGAAACTGCTGGCAAcaaataaaattcctttctaATGCAGTTCTGGTCCACTTTCCTGCTGTCATCTTGGCAGATTGTTAATTCACACCAGGATGCACAGATGAATCCTAACACAAATATAATTCAGTCACAGATAAATGTAAGGgaatgaaaatggaattttttcaaatcttaaatactttttaaaatctaactTTTAGCTCTGGCAAATTTTTAGCAGTGAAGATGTACTCTCTCATTTTATGGGTAGACTTCTTTTAAACGAGCCTTTGCTAACAAAAAAGAATGCTACTTTTGATGGAGTGATCACACACAAGCCCATTTAAAATAGATTActccttgcttttctttttcattttctaaagtATGAAAAGCCAGTTGAATTACAAATTTAATAATGTGTgctcagatttttatttaaaatctgcaAATGAGCTTCTTTGTGTGTCTCCTTGCATCACCTTCTCTTTCCAAAGGCTCATTGCAAAAAGATTCAATGCAACTAATGATAAATAAAATCCAAGTGTCAACCAGGGAGGTGCTCCaagtgtctttttttccctatacTAATTAAGGGGCACAAGAAATTCAGGCACAGGgatttaaaagcaaacagagaCACCAGTAGGGAGCAGATACAGGAACTTCCACTACAAACAGGCACTGATAGGTATCAATGCAACAAACTCAGTGGAACAGAATTTGGGAGTGGGTGGGTGGGTCCTGCCACTGATGGGGTCCCTCAGAAGCTGTGGGGCACCCACGGGTGAGGGGAAtgcacagggacatcccagaTGACTCTCCTCCAGGCAGCCCCTCCAAAAATCCAGTGAATTCCTCAGaatccctgccctcctctcaACCCCCGTCCACTGTCTCCTGGCAGACAGACCCAAacctgtccttttttttttttttttttttttttttttttttttttttttttttcccccgaaGACTAATGAGAGAAGTCCCAGCTGAGGATTCTGGAGAAGTCCCAGCCCAGATTCTGgacaaaaaaaccaagacaaaacaacttttaagagcttaaaaaaaaactatcTGGAACTGGGAAAAATGAGGTTTCTTAAAATACAAGCAAATGAAGGAgttttcctttagaaaaataagaaataaaaaggagagataataaaaattttcctgaaaaaaatactttaaaaatgcaacGTATATAAGGAAcaataatttttccttaaaataaagagaataaaaggtttcttcctcttaaaaaaatccctaaaaacagaaatattaagttccttttagaaaaaacaaaaaataaccacACTAAAAATGATGGTGGTTTAAatggttggttttttcctcataaaaGTAGAATTCCAGTGTATAAggacttcttttttcttcctaggAAAAATAAAGGCCACAATACATGATAAAGATTTTTCTTAGACTCACAATAGcataaaaaaatcctcaaaatcccaaataaaaagGGAtaatctgttttcttcctcatcataaaaatgtgaaaaggaatctataattaaaaataatttttaaaggacttttttttttttaattaaataaggGGATGAAAGTTTGGATAGGGGCAAACCCCCTACATAGGTGAGAAGGGTTCCAGAGGTGTCTCCAGAACCCcaaaattattcaaaaaatgtcttcactgtgcttaaaaaaaaaaaacaaaaaaaaaaaaacaggaggaGCCCAAAATCCCCAACACATTATTAAATCTTCAACACGTGATTACATTTCCCTTTCTAAAGAAtcctgggagagctcagagagATTGGATGGGTGGAAAGTTGGCAAATTCGATGTTTCTCTATCTTTTGTTTTGATAAAAAAGGAGCAGGACCAGGCGAAATCCAGCATTTGGGGGTGTTTGAGCTCAttttcaggctgcagctcttcacTTCATTGAAATCCAGGTGAGagaatttttattctgctgGGATTTGGTCATTCCTTGGAATACAGTCTCtttaaaatcctgatttttcaTGCATTTAGGGAAGATTTGTGCCTTTAAATGGCCTTAAAATGCATGGAACAAAATGTAAATAATCCtcattttattcagaaaaaaggcaaaaaatcctgaatttgagcacagaaggggaaaaatatcTTCAATTCACTCACACAAATAGCAAAAACTGAAGATGCAattaaagttaaataaaaaaaacccaaataaatagaagagaaataaaaatagcataCATATTAAAACtctattaaataaaaaccaatGCATTTAGAATTAACagttgaaatgaaattaaataatgttcacttaaatgaaatttttgGTTGCAATGCAATCATAgtaaattagaatttttaaaaattaaatcagattttaaaatgtcctgaattaaattataataatacTTTCAAATGTactgtaattaaataaaaaagccaaCTTTTCAAATACTTCAATTCTTTTAATAAATGGTAAAAATGCCTCACATACACACAGCCCTCAACacagaattcctgggaaaagtgTGTGCTTGGTGTTTTgacctgtttttgtttttttgcctcTGGAACTTCATTTTACTGAATCACCTCTTtgtggggggtggggggggggtgggggggatgTTGGTTTGCTTATTTGAATATACTCATagtttttttcaagttttcctcttttttgcAGTTATTTTAGGGTCGAGGATGTTACCCTCTAGTGCTTTCTTCCTCCTGATTTTAGGTAAATGTTTGTTTCTGCAAAAGTGTTGTCATTTTTGTCCCTATTCTAAAAATGATAGATCAACTCATTTTCCCTGCTATTTCTTTTCTAGGTTCCATGGTGGACACCAAAACCTTATCTGAAaaaggtgattttggggggctttgccctaaaaaaacattatttccaCCTAAAACAAACTTTCTCCCACCCACATCATACCATTTTCCCACTATTCTCCCAAAATCCATGTGTTCTCCATGTAATTCCACTGGGGGCATTCCCTTTCACCCCAGTTTCACCACAAAAACCCAGTAGAAGGAACAACCATTTTTAGGTAACCAAGACCATGGGAGCCTCAAATTTGCTGGGttacaccccaaaatccatgtaattgggtgggaatttgggggcagttcccaaatcctgattttcCTACAGGATCCCTGCTCTATCCCTACGGACCACAGCAGGGGGATGAAACCAACCCCAAACATGATGATGGGACATCCAAGGAGATCACCCTCTCTGTTCCCTTCACCTTCTATGGCAAAACCTACAAAACTGCCTTCGTAGGTCACCCCAAATTCCgtatttttgggaatttcctacatttttccagattttcccTCCGTTTCTACTTAGTTTTTTTACTGTGTGTGTCTCCCCAAGATCAACCCTTCTTGAGTTCGTAGTGGGTTTTACCCTTGGACACTGAAATATCTTCAGATGGGTGGAGGATCTTGAGGGGGCTGGTGGTATTGGGGGGGTTGAGGGGCTTGAGGGGTTCTGACAGTGGTGGGTGGTGGTGTGGTCCTTCGTGGTCATATGGCTGGTGGGTCTTGGGGCAGTTGGTTGGTTTTGGAGGGTCCCATGGTGGGTGGATCTTGAGGTGTGCTGGTGGGCACTGTGGGATCACATGGGTGGTGGATTTTTTGATGGTCTTTGAGGGGTGGGTCTCGGGGGGATTGGTGTGTGTTGTGGAGTCCTGTGGGTGGTGAGTCTCCAGAAAGTCCTGGGGGTGGTTGCTGTTAGGGGGTTCTATGGATCTGATGTTTGAGGGGGGTCCTGTGTGTGGTGTGCCTTGGGAGGTTGTTGGATGTTGAGGGGTTCTTTGGGTGTTGGGGGCCCTGTGGGTGAGGGTTCCTGTGGTTGGTAGGTTTTGGGGGAGACCTGTGGGCTGTGGGTCTTGGGGTGTTGATAGGTGTTGGGGTGGTGGTTCATGATGTGCTTGTAAGGTTCATCTCTAGGACTCCACAACCCAAGTCAAGGTGTTGCACCCACCAGCTCCTTGGTGTCGCCTCCAGGTGAACAACAATGGGGTGATCTCCTTCAACGAGCCCGTCAGGCAGTACACCCCTGACCCCTTCCCTCTGGAGGACGGGAGCCCGTTTGTGGCTCCCTACTGGGCCGATGTGGACAACGTGCTGGGTGGGGACATCTTCTACCGCCAGACCACcgacccagccctgctggaggccATCAGCCAGCACATCACACAGTACTTCCCCAAAAGCCCCTTCACGGCCACCTGGGCCTTGGTGGCCACCTGGGACCACGTGGCCTACTATGGCTCCATCTCTGAAAAGGTGAGGTCTGTGGGGTATGAAGGTCACTCACTgcctcctgctgtcccactTGGTGGCCTTGTTGACCGACCTCTCTTTGACCTCCAGAACCCACCCACAACCTCCATGACTCAGCCTTGACCTCTGTGACCTTTCTCCATAGGGCAACAccttccaggctgtgctgacCACAGACTCCAAGATGTTCTACATCATCCTCAACTACTGGGACATCCAGTGGACCACAGGGGCAGCAAGTGATGGGGACGCTGAAACGGGACTCGGGGGGACCCCAGCACATGTAGGTGGGGAGGGtggaggagaagggggaggTTGTCCCACTCCATGTtctgaggatgatgatgatgatgaaggtCAGGGATTGGCCCATCCTATTTCCTGGGCATGAAGATGATCATGATCATGATGAAGGTCCAGGATTGGCCCACAACATTTTTGGGGAGATCAAGTTGTCCTGTCCCTTTCtggagatgatgatgatgaaggtCAGAGGTTGGCCCACCCCAGGTATTGGAGATGATAGTGATGTAATGATGAtagtgatggtgatgatgatggtgatggtgatgatgatgatgatggtgaagATGGTGTAGTCCACCCTTCTTCTGGAGATGATGATCATGATACTGATGGTCATGGATTGGTCCATATCATTTCTGGGCAATACCAAATATGTTCATatcctaaaataattttgggggCCCACCACCCACTTTGGATGGGATCAGTCCTCCTCACTGCCCACTTCCCCCACTCTATTTTCCAGGCAGGATTCAATAGCGGTGATGACACCAACTTCTACAACATTCCCGGATCCCAGACTGATGCCATCATCAACATCACCACCACCTCCAACGTCAAGGTCCCGGGACGCTGGGTCTTCCGGGTGGATGACTTCCAGGTGACAGGTGTGGATCCCCCCCAGCTGAACAACTGCTGGCTGTAAGTtggaggaaaaaactgggaattttgaggaaaagtgggaatttgGTGAGTAAATTCATGAGTGGGGGGAAacatggggatttgggggaataATTTGTGACTGTGGGAAGACCACTGAGAATTCAGGGGAAGACAGGATTTGCTGGGGAAAATTAGGAATTCAGGGGGGAATAGTGGGAAACTTGGTTGGAATGTTGAGGATTTAGGGGCAAATTAGGAACTGGAGAAATTTGGGTATTTGGGGAACAATTGGAAGTTTGTTGGGGAAAGGTGGGGATTATATGGGATAATTTGTGAGGAAAATTTGGATTCTGAGGGgaatattgggatttttttgtggggtATTGGGCATTTGGGTGGAAAGTGGCTGTTCCTCTTGGACTGTTGATATCTCCTCCAGGTGAATTGAGgggagtggggcagagggatATCACCACTGCCACTGTTATCACCGATGAAGCCACTGTGCATATCAAGATCATGCCAACCTCTATCAGAGCAATAAAATTTCAGCCAAGATATTGCACTATCCATGTCCTTGTCATTGCATGGCACCCATGGTGCAGTCATCACACTTATGTCACCATCACCCTCACTGTTCCCACAGCTGCATAGGATCTGAGGGGCTTTGGGGTGAAATGTGACAGAATTTATCCAATTTGGCCTTTTTTGGGTGTTAATTTTTGGAGTCTTGCACAATATGAAGTCACCTGGCATCCGTGTGCACAAGAGACACAACCCACAACAGACAGCTTGGCACACACCCCCAAAATGCTGCAACTACAACACACCTGGACATCACAAGATACACAAAATATACAAGACACAACTTTATCCCTCCCTACCCTTGACTTCTAGTCACAGAATTACAGGATCATTAAAGCTGGAAGAGAATTCCAAAATCCTCAAATGCAACCTTTGACTAAACACCCCATGTCAAGCagaccacagcactgagtgccacgtcaAGATGTTTCTCGaacacttcagggatggtgatAACACCACCTCCCTCAGTAGACCATTCCAATGCCAAATCAccccttctgtgaagaaattcctcctgatgtccagcctgaacctcccctAGCACAGCTTGGgaccatttcctcttgtcctgctgctggttgcctgggagaaaagACTCACTCCCACCTGGCAGCAACCTCTTTTCCAGGTAACTGTAGGAAGAGCTAAAGTCACTCCAAtcatccttttctccaggctgagtcTCCTTCAGTCGCTCCTGGTtttccagacccttccccagctctgttcccttctcctGACATCCTCCAGGCTTTCAGTGTCTTTATTACCATGAGAGAACCAAAACTGGTTTCAACagggacagtcactgccctgctcctgctgccacactaAGGCTGGGACAGCCCACGGGCCCTGGgccttcctggccacctggAGCACCTGGCCCAGGTTTTGCTGCTGTCATGCCTTTTATAATGGACAGATTCCCAGATtcccagccactctgccccagcctggagctgcagaggttgttgtgacccaagggcaggacttGGCACTGCCCCTTGGTGCACCTCTTGCCATTGGCCTGGGTCTTTTGATCCCATCAACTCCTCAGCCCacaaaatgcatatttttaaaaaaattccctcttccccttccatttttttcccccttttcctctttttttaccCAAATTGCACCCTCTACTTCTCaaaaaaaatacactatttTTACTCCCCCACCTCCTTGTCATTgtggaataatttaaaacacattgGACAAAAAACCTCGATATCTGGTAATGCCAATTTTTGACATCAGttttaacaaaaaacccctgtttttctctctgttttcacCTTTCTTGGCCAAAAATTATCTCACGTCATTGGGTGGGGTCATCCCCTGGGGGTGCCTGGATTAgtcattttctttcccctttttctgccaaaattagaaaataattgagGGAGGAGTCAGATCTGCTGTCCTGGGATTGTGTTTTCTTCACAGATTTGGGGATAAAACAGAGCTCTTTGGGGATACGGAGCTAAGCTGGGGATCAAAGGCTGGTAAGGGCAAATGAATATCTAATAATTGATAATTTTTTTGGCAGGAAAGACCCTAAGGTGGGAAAATACACCTGAAAATTCCTAAACCTCCCCAATCCCCCCTaccctccccaccctccctccccctcACCTCAGCCCTGGGTCTGATCCTAGGAGCAGTGGGATTGGAAGGTTTGTGAAAGGATTTGGAGGAGAAAATGACAGGATAGGGGGGTGGAAAGGAacaagagagggagaaaaggaaggaaagaaagaagagagaagaaaagggaaaaagaagaaggaaaggaaaaggagggaggaaagatAAATTGTGGAAAGAagagagcaaaagaaagaaaaaagggaaagagtgggataagggggaaaagggaaaacaagggaggaaaaggaaaaatgaggaggaaaagaaaactagggaaagaagggaggaaagtaggaaaaatgtggaaaagggggaaaaagcaggaaaaaggggaaaagagtaaagtaagacaaaaaggaaataacgggggagaagaaaagaaaaattaggaagtggagggggaaaaagaaaaacaagaaggaCAGGATAAAAGGGTAAGGAAgtgaaaaatggagaaaaagagtaaaaagggggaaaagggatagaaagggaaaaaaaaagatgaaaaattaaaaagcccaAAGGGGGTCTggatggaaaaatgggattt
Above is a window of Oenanthe melanoleuca isolate GR-GAL-2019-014 chromosome Z, OMel1.0, whole genome shotgun sequence DNA encoding:
- the LOC130265249 gene encoding sushi, nidogen and EGF-like domain-containing protein 1, with protein sequence MLPSSAFFLLILGSMVDTKTLSEKGSLLYPYGPQQGDETNPKHDDGTSKEITLSVPFTFYGKTYKTAFVNNNGVISFNEPVRQYTPDPFPLEDGSPFVAPYWADVDNVLGGDIFYRQTTDPALLEAISQHITQYFPKSPFTATWALVATWDHVAYYGSISEKGNTFQAVLTTDSKMFYIILNYWDIQWTTGAASDGDAETGLGGTPAHAGFNSGDDTNFYNIPGSQTDAIINITTTSNVKVPGRWVFRVDDFQVTGVDPPQLNNCWL